The proteins below come from a single Mya arenaria isolate MELC-2E11 chromosome 6, ASM2691426v1 genomic window:
- the LOC128237605 gene encoding uncharacterized protein LOC128237605 has translation MRPHQTLRNILVHPKDKQETTEKAEVIYKIPCKNCDKVYVGESGRKFGIRLNKHKKDCETNSNKAFTRSTRKQSESTIEKSAITDHQNINNHEIDWEGARVIERESYWRVRKTKEAICIKTEGAVMNRDEGAFLSGIYNPLFAGLRKFGGKSRVSELRVSDSQASCSDDVHSVGRKFQL, from the coding sequence ATGCGCCCACATCAGACACTACGTAACATCTTAGTGCACCCCAAGGACAAACAGGAAACAACAGAGAAAGCAGaagtaatttacaaaataccTTGTAAAAATTGTGATAAAGTCTACGTGGGAGAATCGGGGCGAAAATTTGGAATAAGactgaataaacacaaaaaagattgtgaaacaaacTCAAATAAGGCATTTACTAGATCAACTAGAAAACAATCAGAATCGACAATAGAAAAAAGTGCAATCACAGATCACCAGAACataaataatcatgaaataGACTGGGAGGGGGCACGCGTAATAGAGAGAGAATCATACTGGAGAGTGCGAAAAACGAAGGAGGCTATCTGCATCAAAACTGAGGGGGCAGTTATGAACCGGGACGAGGGGGCCTTCCTTTCTGGGATTTACAACCCACTTTTCGCCGGATTACGGAAATTCGGCGGGAAGTCCCGAGTGTCAGAGCTGCGAGTGAGCGATAGTCAGGCCAGTTGCTCTGATGATGTCCACAGTGTTGGACgaaaatttcagctttaa